Proteins encoded together in one Planctomyces sp. SH-PL14 window:
- a CDS encoding PVC-type heme-binding CxxCH protein has protein sequence MSSRSAAAPALAVPFAALALGLFTGALVLSTAPSPAPAQTPPTAVAAAPAAPATTPAPAPAAAPMAAAPADPAAPPSLAEEMKRLPPVEIADVQKTFKVQHGFSLQLVAHEPDVLDPVDACFDAYGRQYVAEMLGYPYSEEVREMQPMPLGKKNACQVRRLEDTDGDGIFDKSTVYADKMSWVVSVCCYDDGVFALAPDKLYYFKDTNGDGVADERKEIIEGFSRYNVQGLANNMKWGLDNRITASGGTAQSSLHMEGKDVGPLRASDWALNPKTNELTRVTGGQQFGHSYDDWGNRFVCNNSNHIQHIVYPRQALDRKDSGITAPPIRSVAADGAAAPVFRTSPAEPWRVVRTRRRAADPAFRKRVSETELVATGFFTSATGVTIYRGDAYPPEFFGNAFIGDVGGNLIHRKTVGENGASFLAKRADEGVEFITSTDTWFRPTNFVNGPDGCLYVLDMYRETIEHPIAIPDDIKAFLNLESGDDKGRIYRLTPPGWKHRPFPVLATKTTVELVASLNSTNGWERETAQRLLWERQDKAAIEPARKLVREGATPLGRLHALAVLDGLDAIDEADMLAALADRDPHIRERAVWLAAPRLKAMPALAGPILALASEDNVRVEFAVAYALGEIDSPESLKALTALATRSGLNSDVLEMLTSSIGTRALPLLDELLAKGDQDSTWRRRLLARAAATEEGVLQILNRIASLPDSPARSGMIATLGGRLESSGKSLAGLIGSPKLAAPAKAMIETAWTAAEGRATDSAAPLKGRLAVMPIVATLPADRFAGLLEKLLSPQTPPELQAAAITTVGGLNADLSAPLLAVWPQMGPHLRTVTMTTLLKRNERITALLTAVGGGGISPGEVDPTSRQTLLSHPNEGIRKQAAAVFGMPNQDRQKVIESYRPALELAGDVARGKLAFTKHCVTCHKVGNEGANVGPQLVSVVNKSPEDLLIAILDPNREAQAIYQSYTVITDAGRVLNGLIAADTADAVTLRMAEGKEEAIPRAEIDVLKANGVSLMPVGLEKTVTPQDIADLIALIKSQAAPVPQ, from the coding sequence ATGTCGTCTCGCTCCGCTGCCGCGCCCGCACTGGCGGTTCCGTTCGCCGCATTGGCCCTCGGTCTCTTCACCGGCGCCCTCGTCCTCTCGACGGCCCCCTCTCCCGCACCGGCCCAGACGCCTCCGACTGCCGTCGCGGCGGCTCCCGCTGCTCCGGCAACGACGCCAGCTCCCGCACCCGCGGCGGCTCCGATGGCTGCGGCCCCTGCCGATCCCGCGGCGCCCCCTTCGCTCGCCGAGGAAATGAAGCGGCTGCCGCCGGTGGAGATCGCCGACGTTCAGAAGACGTTCAAGGTCCAGCACGGGTTCTCGCTGCAGCTCGTCGCGCATGAGCCGGACGTCCTCGATCCGGTCGATGCCTGCTTCGACGCTTACGGCCGGCAGTATGTGGCCGAGATGCTGGGCTATCCGTACTCGGAAGAAGTCCGCGAGATGCAGCCGATGCCGCTCGGCAAGAAGAACGCCTGCCAGGTCCGCCGGCTGGAGGACACCGATGGCGACGGGATCTTCGACAAGAGCACCGTCTACGCCGACAAGATGAGCTGGGTGGTCAGTGTCTGCTGCTACGACGACGGGGTCTTCGCCCTCGCGCCGGACAAGCTGTACTACTTCAAGGACACGAACGGCGACGGCGTCGCCGACGAGCGCAAAGAAATCATCGAGGGGTTCAGCCGTTACAACGTGCAGGGGCTGGCGAACAACATGAAGTGGGGGCTCGACAACCGGATCACCGCCAGCGGCGGGACCGCCCAGAGCAGCCTGCACATGGAGGGCAAGGACGTCGGTCCGCTGCGGGCGAGCGACTGGGCCCTCAACCCGAAGACGAACGAGCTGACCCGCGTCACCGGCGGCCAGCAGTTCGGCCACTCGTATGACGACTGGGGGAACCGGTTCGTCTGCAACAACAGCAACCACATCCAGCACATCGTCTATCCCCGCCAGGCGCTCGACCGGAAGGACTCCGGGATCACCGCCCCGCCGATCCGCTCCGTCGCCGCCGACGGCGCCGCCGCGCCGGTCTTCCGGACGAGCCCGGCCGAGCCGTGGCGCGTCGTCCGCACCCGCCGCCGGGCGGCCGATCCGGCGTTCCGCAAACGGGTCTCGGAGACCGAGCTCGTCGCAACCGGCTTCTTCACGTCGGCCACCGGCGTCACGATCTACCGCGGCGACGCCTATCCGCCGGAGTTCTTCGGCAACGCCTTTATCGGCGACGTCGGCGGAAACCTGATCCACCGCAAGACCGTCGGCGAGAACGGCGCGAGCTTCCTGGCCAAGCGGGCGGATGAGGGGGTCGAGTTCATCACCTCGACCGACACGTGGTTCCGTCCGACGAACTTCGTCAACGGGCCGGACGGGTGCCTGTACGTCCTCGACATGTACCGCGAGACGATCGAGCACCCGATCGCGATCCCGGATGACATCAAGGCGTTCCTGAACCTGGAGAGCGGCGACGACAAGGGGCGGATCTACCGGCTGACGCCGCCGGGCTGGAAGCACCGGCCGTTCCCGGTCCTGGCGACGAAGACCACCGTGGAGTTGGTTGCGAGCCTCAACTCGACGAACGGCTGGGAGCGGGAGACCGCCCAGCGGCTGCTCTGGGAACGGCAGGACAAGGCGGCCATCGAGCCCGCTCGAAAGCTGGTCCGCGAAGGGGCGACACCGCTGGGACGGCTGCACGCGCTGGCGGTTCTGGACGGTCTCGATGCGATTGACGAGGCGGACATGCTGGCCGCTCTGGCGGATCGCGATCCGCACATTCGCGAGCGGGCCGTGTGGCTCGCCGCGCCGCGACTGAAGGCGATGCCGGCCCTCGCGGGTCCGATCCTCGCACTCGCGAGCGAGGACAACGTCCGTGTCGAGTTCGCTGTCGCTTACGCCCTCGGCGAGATCGATTCGCCGGAGTCGCTCAAGGCTCTCACGGCGCTGGCGACCCGATCGGGGCTCAACTCCGACGTGCTTGAGATGCTGACGAGCTCGATCGGGACCCGGGCTCTGCCGCTTCTCGACGAACTGCTGGCGAAGGGGGACCAGGATTCTACGTGGCGGCGGCGGCTTCTGGCCCGTGCGGCGGCGACGGAGGAAGGGGTGCTGCAAATCCTTAACCGGATTGCGTCGCTCCCCGATTCCCCGGCGCGGAGCGGGATGATCGCGACCTTGGGCGGGCGGCTGGAGAGCTCGGGCAAGTCGCTGGCGGGCCTCATCGGTTCGCCGAAGCTTGCGGCTCCGGCGAAGGCGATGATCGAAACGGCGTGGACGGCTGCCGAGGGGCGGGCGACCGACTCGGCTGCTCCCTTGAAGGGACGGCTGGCTGTGATGCCGATCGTGGCGACGCTGCCGGCGGATCGGTTTGCGGGGCTGCTTGAAAAGCTGCTGTCGCCGCAGACGCCGCCGGAGCTGCAGGCCGCGGCAATCACGACGGTGGGGGGGCTCAACGCGGACCTCTCCGCGCCGCTGCTGGCGGTTTGGCCGCAGATGGGGCCGCACTTGCGGACGGTGACGATGACGACGCTGCTGAAGCGGAACGAGCGGATTACGGCGCTGCTGACCGCGGTGGGTGGCGGGGGGATTTCGCCGGGTGAGGTGGATCCGACTTCGCGGCAGACGCTGTTGTCGCATCCCAATGAGGGGATTCGGAAGCAGGCGGCGGCGGTGTTCGGGATGCCGAATCAGGACCGGCAGAAGGTGATTGAGAGTTACCGGCCGGCGCTGGAGCTGGCGGGGGATGTCGCGCGGGGGAAGCTGGCGTTTACGAAGCACTGCGTGACGTGCCACAAGGTCGGGAACGAGGGGGCCAATGTGGGTCCGCAGCTGGTTTCGGTGGTGAACAAGTCGCCTGAAGATCTGCTGATTGCGATTCTGGATCCGAACCGGGAGGCGCAGGCGATTTACCAGTCGTATACCGTGATCACGGATGCGGGGCGGGTGCTGAACGGGTTGATCGCGGCGGACACGGCGGACGCGGTGACGTTGCGGATGGCGGAGGGGAAAGAAGAGGCGATTCCTCGCGCTGAAATCGATGTGTTGAAGGCGAACGGGGTGTCGTTGATGCCGGTGGGTTTGGAGAAGACGGTGACTCCGCAGGACATTGCGGATTTGATTGCGTTGATCAAGTCGCAGGCGGCGCCCGTGCCGCAGTGA
- a CDS encoding polysaccharide pyruvyl transferase family protein has protein sequence MSPLASLNRRQFLSAGLAATLAASLRATTAAAADGRPPRILLRSSWQTVNIGDIAHTPGVLRLLEDHLPEAEVTLWPGNVGNGVEAMLRRRFPKVRFALDKETVARAFDECDFLLHGSGPSLVGQKQVAEWKAKTGKPYGVYGITIGAMTDELRGLLTAARFAFFRDTVSLQFAKDNGVTCPVMEFGPDGAFAVDLRNDDAAEKFLKEHDLARGKFLCCIPRLRYTPYWKIHNRKQTEEDVRRFAHSTSLKEHDHAPLRQAIIEVVRNTDMKVLLCPEDQSQMDVAKEMLFDPLPEDVRKRVVHRSTYWLTDEALSTYVRSAGLFGLEMHSPIMCIGNGVPAVVCRFSEQTSKGFMWRDIGLEDWLFDMDKEDEVARIVPTVLGIAKDPALAAARVQAAREFVQQRQKATMGTLRQSLKIG, from the coding sequence ATGTCTCCACTCGCCTCGCTCAACCGCCGGCAGTTTCTCTCGGCCGGCCTCGCGGCCACGCTTGCGGCTTCGCTTCGGGCCACCACGGCCGCCGCTGCTGACGGTCGTCCGCCCCGGATCCTCCTGCGGTCCAGCTGGCAGACGGTCAACATCGGCGACATCGCCCACACGCCGGGCGTGCTGCGGCTCCTGGAGGACCACCTCCCCGAGGCGGAGGTGACCCTCTGGCCCGGCAACGTCGGCAACGGGGTCGAGGCGATGCTCCGCCGGCGGTTCCCCAAGGTCCGCTTCGCGCTCGACAAGGAGACGGTGGCCCGCGCCTTCGACGAGTGCGACTTCCTCCTCCACGGCTCGGGGCCGTCGCTCGTGGGACAGAAGCAAGTCGCCGAGTGGAAGGCCAAGACCGGCAAACCGTACGGCGTCTATGGCATCACGATCGGGGCGATGACCGACGAGCTTCGCGGCCTCCTGACCGCGGCCCGGTTCGCCTTCTTCCGGGACACCGTCTCGCTCCAGTTCGCGAAGGACAACGGCGTCACCTGCCCGGTGATGGAGTTCGGTCCCGACGGAGCCTTTGCGGTCGACCTCCGGAACGACGACGCCGCCGAAAAGTTCCTGAAGGAGCACGACCTCGCGCGCGGAAAATTCCTCTGCTGCATCCCGCGGCTCCGCTACACGCCGTATTGGAAGATCCACAACCGCAAGCAGACCGAAGAGGACGTCCGCCGCTTTGCCCACAGCACGTCGCTGAAGGAACATGACCATGCCCCGCTGCGGCAGGCGATCATCGAGGTGGTCCGCAACACCGACATGAAGGTCCTCCTCTGCCCCGAGGACCAGAGCCAGATGGACGTGGCGAAGGAGATGCTTTTCGATCCGCTGCCGGAGGATGTCCGCAAGCGGGTGGTCCACCGCTCGACTTACTGGCTGACCGACGAGGCCCTCAGCACCTACGTCCGCTCGGCGGGGCTGTTCGGCCTGGAGATGCATTCTCCGATCATGTGCATCGGGAACGGCGTCCCGGCGGTCGTCTGCCGGTTCAGCGAACAGACAAGCAAGGGGTTCATGTGGCGGGATATCGGCCTGGAGGACTGGCTGTTCGATATGGATAAGGAGGACGAGGTGGCGCGGATCGTTCCGACTGTCCTTGGGATCGCGAAGGATCCGGCGCTTGCTGCGGCCCGCGTCCAGGCGGCCCGTGAGTTCGTTCAGCAGCGGCAAAAGGCGACGATGGGGACGCTTCGGCAGTCGTTGAAGATCGGCTGA
- a CDS encoding ABC transporter permease: MPQEQPFRPNYRRVWLTCLKNSFARELSFRGNFLIELFTNAFWITSQVLLFEIIYAKTPGVAGWTREQYMGFMGTGLLINALVEFFFMPNCANFSELVRTGNLDFLLLKPIDTQFLVSLQSVDLGVISEIAGAALLLGYSVIYSAGSITLMQVVLYLLLVAVAVAFYYSLMIALASTAIWLGRNQTVYEFWFYITVFGRYPSNIYRQRPLGEVIWFGFSFIVPILVVVTVPAQVLLGKVLEPNRWILVVAPLAAVAGLFLSRRVFNTALASYRSASS, translated from the coding sequence ATGCCCCAGGAACAACCTTTCCGCCCGAATTACCGGCGCGTCTGGCTGACGTGTCTGAAGAATTCCTTTGCGCGCGAACTGTCGTTCCGCGGGAACTTTCTGATCGAGCTGTTCACGAACGCGTTCTGGATCACGTCGCAGGTGCTGCTGTTCGAGATCATCTACGCGAAGACGCCGGGTGTGGCGGGGTGGACGCGGGAGCAGTACATGGGGTTTATGGGGACGGGGCTGTTGATCAATGCCCTGGTCGAGTTCTTCTTCATGCCCAACTGCGCGAACTTCAGCGAGCTGGTGCGGACGGGGAATCTGGACTTCCTGCTGCTGAAGCCGATCGACACGCAGTTTCTGGTGTCGCTGCAGTCGGTGGATCTGGGGGTGATCTCGGAGATTGCGGGGGCGGCGTTGCTGTTGGGGTATTCCGTGATTTACTCGGCGGGGTCGATCACGCTGATGCAGGTGGTGCTGTATCTGTTGCTGGTGGCGGTGGCGGTGGCGTTTTACTACAGCCTGATGATTGCGCTGGCGAGTACGGCGATCTGGCTGGGTCGGAACCAGACGGTGTATGAGTTCTGGTTCTACATCACGGTGTTTGGTCGGTATCCGTCGAACATTTACCGGCAGCGTCCGCTGGGTGAGGTGATCTGGTTCGGGTTCTCGTTCATTGTTCCGATTCTGGTTGTGGTGACGGTTCCGGCGCAGGTGCTTCTGGGGAAGGTGTTGGAGCCGAATCGGTGGATTCTGGTGGTGGCGCCGTTGGCTGCGGTGGCGGGTTTGTTTTTGTCGAGGCGCGTGTTCAACACGGCGCTGGCGAGTTATCGCAGCGCGAGCAGTTAA
- the csrA gene encoding carbon storage regulator CsrA: protein MLVLSRKAGERILIGEDIAITVVRIGPNTVKIGIDAPRDMNIVREELCQAIKAGPSAEKPGAEPA, encoded by the coding sequence ATGCTGGTGTTGTCACGCAAGGCTGGTGAGCGGATCCTGATCGGCGAAGACATCGCGATCACGGTGGTCCGGATCGGTCCCAACACAGTGAAGATCGGGATCGACGCTCCGCGGGATATGAACATCGTCCGCGAGGAGCTCTGTCAGGCGATCAAGGCGGGACCGTCCGCCGAAAAGCCGGGCGCGGAACCCGCTTAA
- a CDS encoding TrmH family RNA methyltransferase — MRACEALFARRPKDVIRVYITEDRRRHFSALLDYCVQERKGFQVVEDDNLERITGSIHHEGIAILAREYRRWSTGDMMRWLEEKRLSGPFLYLDGVQNPHNLGSILRIASHFGVSAILGAKGDLPPLSPAAVRVAEGGAEFVPVYGLTDPVGDLERLKEFGFRIVATSSHHGDAVYGAPLGRRIVVVLGSEGEGMSPPIEALADQLLQIPGTGVVESLNVSVACGILLSEVWRRSHEPPPSDRSRGRRR, encoded by the coding sequence GTGCGGGCCTGCGAGGCCCTCTTCGCCCGCCGGCCCAAGGACGTCATCCGCGTCTATATTACGGAGGATCGCCGACGGCACTTCTCCGCCCTCCTCGACTACTGTGTCCAGGAGCGCAAGGGTTTTCAGGTCGTCGAAGACGACAACCTCGAACGGATCACCGGCTCGATCCACCACGAGGGGATCGCGATCCTGGCCCGCGAATACCGCCGCTGGTCGACCGGCGACATGATGCGGTGGCTGGAAGAGAAGCGGCTCTCCGGCCCGTTCCTCTACCTCGACGGCGTCCAGAACCCGCACAACCTCGGCTCCATCCTGCGGATCGCCTCCCACTTCGGAGTCAGCGCGATCCTGGGGGCCAAGGGTGACCTCCCGCCCCTCTCCCCCGCCGCGGTCCGCGTCGCCGAAGGGGGAGCGGAGTTCGTGCCGGTCTACGGCCTCACCGACCCGGTCGGGGACCTGGAGCGGCTCAAGGAGTTCGGCTTCCGGATCGTCGCGACGTCGAGCCACCACGGCGATGCGGTCTACGGCGCGCCGCTCGGCCGGCGGATCGTGGTCGTCCTGGGGAGCGAGGGGGAGGGAATGTCCCCCCCGATCGAGGCCCTGGCGGACCAGCTCCTCCAGATCCCCGGAACGGGCGTCGTCGAGAGCCTCAACGTCTCGGTCGCCTGCGGAATCCTGCTCAGCGAAGTCTGGCGGCGCTCCCACGAGCCTCCGCCGTCCGATCGCTCCCGTGGACGGCGACGGTAA
- a CDS encoding inorganic diphosphatase, with protein sequence MHPWHDVTPGENLPREFTTVIEIPMGSSVKYELDKQTGLLKVDRILYSAVYYPANYGFIPQTFAEDDDPLDVLVLCQEPVAPLTLVQARTIGLMTMIDNDKKDHKILAVATHDPEYASFREASELPYHRLAMLRRFFQDYKQLEGKAVEVDEILDSAPSIPIIEDGLQAYSERRRRGLLTKH encoded by the coding sequence ATGCATCCCTGGCATGATGTGACCCCGGGTGAAAACCTGCCGCGTGAGTTCACGACGGTCATCGAGATCCCCATGGGCTCGAGCGTCAAGTACGAGCTCGACAAGCAGACCGGCCTGCTGAAAGTCGACCGCATCCTCTACTCCGCCGTCTACTACCCGGCGAACTACGGCTTCATCCCGCAGACCTTCGCCGAAGACGACGACCCGCTCGACGTCCTCGTTCTCTGCCAGGAGCCGGTCGCCCCGCTGACGCTGGTCCAGGCCCGTACGATCGGCCTGATGACCATGATCGACAACGACAAGAAGGACCACAAGATCCTCGCCGTCGCCACGCACGACCCCGAGTACGCCTCGTTCCGGGAAGCGAGCGAGCTTCCCTACCACCGCCTCGCCATGCTGCGGCGGTTCTTCCAGGACTACAAGCAGCTCGAAGGGAAGGCGGTCGAGGTCGACGAGATCCTGGACTCCGCCCCGAGCATTCCGATCATCGAAGACGGCCTTCAGGCGTACAGCGAACGCCGCCGCCGCGGCCTGCTGACGAAGCACTGA
- a CDS encoding cupin domain-containing protein, which yields MTEHAPMSPSAMRPDSTDRTLTVVRADEARHPHVAIAGDTYTILVTGADTGGQYCLVDMYVPPGGGPPPHRHDFEEMFRILEGEIEVTFRGEKATLRAGDTANVPSSAPHTFRNVSDQPARMLCLCSPAGLEEFFLETGTPVASRTAPAPPMTAAEQEAWIAKAVSLSAKYGMEFLKS from the coding sequence ATGACCGAACACGCTCCGATGTCACCATCCGCCATGCGGCCAGACTCGACCGACCGGACCCTGACGGTCGTTCGCGCCGATGAGGCCCGCCACCCGCACGTCGCCATCGCCGGGGACACCTATACGATCCTCGTCACCGGGGCCGACACCGGCGGGCAGTACTGTCTGGTCGATATGTACGTCCCACCCGGCGGGGGGCCGCCGCCGCACCGGCACGACTTCGAGGAGATGTTCCGGATCCTCGAAGGGGAGATCGAAGTCACCTTCCGCGGCGAGAAGGCGACGCTCCGCGCCGGCGACACCGCCAACGTCCCGTCCAGCGCACCGCACACGTTCCGCAACGTCTCGGACCAACCGGCCCGCATGCTCTGCCTCTGTTCCCCCGCGGGCCTCGAAGAGTTCTTCCTCGAAACCGGGACGCCGGTCGCCAGCCGGACCGCCCCCGCGCCGCCGATGACCGCCGCGGAGCAGGAAGCGTGGATCGCCAAGGCGGTCAGCCTCTCCGCCAAGTACGGGATGGAGTTCCTCAAATCTTGA
- the truB gene encoding tRNA pseudouridine(55) synthase TruB — protein MFGLLNINKPLRLTSRDVVNRVCKRVHPIKVGHAGTLDPLASGVLVVCVGHATRLVSYIQDESKTYIGTFVFGKRSETEDCEGVVEDVPVGHIPREELEAILPRFTGRIRQRPSQFSAIRVGGQRAYERARKGQVVEVPERDVEIHALRCVEYDFPTFRLEVECGSGTYMRSLGRDIGLALGTHALMVGLERTRIGDFRIDDALSIEDLSADVIAAHLRSPLEALGRFPQVMLSSHDVAQLRMGRCLRHDCLLYAPPGEVVGVHAGEAVSLLRVHNNQLVPVMVF, from the coding sequence ATGTTCGGTCTCCTCAACATCAACAAACCCCTCCGTCTCACTTCCCGCGACGTCGTCAACCGCGTCTGCAAACGGGTGCATCCGATCAAGGTCGGACATGCCGGGACCCTCGACCCGCTGGCCAGCGGAGTGCTCGTCGTGTGCGTCGGACACGCGACGCGGCTCGTGTCGTACATCCAGGACGAGAGCAAGACCTACATCGGGACCTTCGTCTTTGGGAAACGGAGCGAGACCGAGGACTGTGAAGGGGTTGTGGAGGACGTGCCTGTCGGGCACATCCCGCGCGAGGAGCTGGAGGCGATCCTGCCGCGGTTCACGGGGCGGATTCGTCAGCGGCCGTCGCAGTTCTCCGCGATTCGTGTCGGGGGGCAGCGAGCTTATGAGCGGGCGAGGAAGGGGCAGGTGGTGGAGGTCCCGGAGCGGGATGTGGAGATTCATGCGCTCCGCTGCGTGGAGTACGACTTTCCCACGTTTCGGCTGGAGGTCGAGTGCGGGTCAGGGACCTATATGCGGTCGCTGGGGCGGGATATCGGGCTGGCTCTCGGGACCCATGCGCTGATGGTGGGCCTGGAGCGGACGCGGATCGGGGACTTTCGGATCGACGACGCGCTGTCGATCGAGGATTTGAGTGCGGACGTGATTGCGGCGCATCTCCGCTCGCCGCTGGAGGCTCTGGGGCGGTTTCCGCAGGTGATGCTGAGTTCACACGATGTGGCTCAGTTGCGGATGGGGCGGTGCCTGCGGCATGACTGTCTGCTCTACGCGCCTCCCGGTGAGGTTGTGGGGGTTCATGCGGGCGAAGCGGTGTCGCTGCTGCGGGTCCACAACAACCAGCTCGTGCCGGTCATGGTCTTCTGA
- a CDS encoding WD40 repeat domain-containing protein, with protein MTVAEDDAAGATTSLGPGPSSPFGCPVRFLSMLAVCGLAAVVLLGNVATGQAPEVTLERVIRTEGHTSEVFCVARSGDRKWLVSGGFDRTVRLWDVATGRNTVTLAGHTHTVNSVAVSPDGRTIASGSGDGTVRLWDVATKESTHVLQGNGIGVNTVAFSPDGTVLAEGRDDGTIRLWDVAAGRERSTLSRHEEAVSCLAFRPDGKQLASGGDDHAVLIWDLEKSMIARRLEGAKSFVNTVAWNPDGTRVAAGGEDKVVRIWNAATGEKIRELPALPDAVTTLAFSPDGAQLFAGGDRGSLRLWEVDSGQERATSVAAAPVLRVEFDPEGHPQAVTRRDGMIWLWDLGAKAATATFESSSAFLSIAFHPDGKRLASGNGRGLVQVWDGTTGESLRTFKEHHGPVRAVQFNGAGMLASAGDDGIVRTWNVEMGLERIVFEGRNGPIRCLAWCDEGRLLAFGMPIGAVLLSDPATSALRASLVIHRSQVKVLAASRDGMSLASGGEDSPIGLYAIMPKPSTRGSLVGQTGPVWTLAFAPDGKRLASSGDSRTIRLWDVAAGKVVMELTRHQAPVESVAFSPDGKWLVSGANDRQVILWNAETGEPVVRLLGHTDSVTSVVCSPDGTRLASAAADGTIRLWKGLPQEN; from the coding sequence TTGACCGTCGCGGAGGACGATGCCGCCGGCGCGACGACCAGCCTCGGTCCCGGCCCTTCGTCCCCGTTCGGGTGCCCGGTGCGGTTCCTTTCGATGCTCGCCGTCTGCGGGCTGGCCGCGGTCGTGCTGCTGGGCAATGTCGCTACTGGGCAGGCGCCGGAGGTCACCCTGGAGCGGGTGATCCGGACCGAGGGGCACACGTCCGAAGTCTTCTGCGTCGCGCGGAGCGGCGACCGGAAGTGGCTCGTCAGCGGCGGATTCGATCGCACGGTCCGGCTGTGGGATGTCGCTACCGGGCGGAACACTGTCACGCTTGCCGGGCATACGCATACGGTCAACAGCGTTGCGGTCTCGCCCGATGGCCGGACGATCGCGAGTGGCAGCGGCGATGGGACCGTCCGGCTGTGGGACGTCGCGACGAAGGAGTCGACGCACGTCCTCCAGGGAAACGGGATCGGCGTGAACACCGTTGCCTTCTCGCCGGACGGAACTGTCCTGGCGGAGGGGCGCGACGACGGCACGATCCGGCTGTGGGATGTTGCCGCCGGCCGGGAGCGCTCCACGCTTTCGCGCCATGAAGAAGCGGTGTCGTGCCTCGCGTTCCGCCCCGATGGAAAGCAGCTCGCGAGCGGCGGGGACGACCATGCCGTCCTGATCTGGGATCTTGAGAAGAGCATGATCGCCCGCCGACTCGAAGGGGCGAAGAGCTTCGTGAACACGGTCGCCTGGAATCCCGACGGGACGCGCGTCGCCGCGGGGGGTGAGGACAAGGTCGTGCGGATCTGGAATGCGGCGACCGGCGAGAAGATCCGTGAACTCCCCGCGCTGCCGGACGCCGTCACGACGCTCGCATTCAGCCCGGACGGGGCACAGCTTTTCGCCGGGGGGGATCGGGGATCGCTGCGGCTGTGGGAGGTCGACTCCGGGCAGGAACGAGCCACCTCCGTCGCCGCCGCGCCGGTCCTGCGGGTCGAGTTTGATCCCGAGGGACACCCGCAGGCGGTGACGCGCCGGGATGGGATGATCTGGTTGTGGGATTTGGGGGCGAAGGCGGCGACGGCGACGTTTGAGTCGTCGTCCGCGTTTCTGAGCATCGCCTTCCACCCGGACGGGAAACGGCTGGCGAGCGGCAATGGCCGGGGGCTTGTGCAGGTCTGGGATGGGACGACGGGCGAATCGCTGCGGACGTTCAAGGAACACCACGGCCCGGTCCGTGCCGTCCAGTTCAACGGCGCCGGGATGCTGGCCAGCGCGGGCGATGACGGGATCGTGCGGACGTGGAACGTTGAGATGGGACTCGAGCGGATCGTTTTCGAAGGTCGCAACGGACCGATCCGCTGCCTGGCCTGGTGCGACGAGGGGCGGTTGCTGGCCTTCGGGATGCCGATCGGTGCCGTCCTGTTGAGCGATCCGGCCACCTCCGCACTGCGGGCCTCCCTGGTCATTCACCGCAGCCAGGTCAAAGTCCTCGCCGCGAGCCGCGACGGCATGAGTCTGGCGAGCGGGGGTGAAGACTCGCCGATCGGGCTGTACGCGATCATGCCAAAGCCTTCGACTCGCGGGAGTCTGGTGGGTCAGACGGGCCCCGTCTGGACGCTGGCCTTTGCTCCGGACGGTAAGCGGCTGGCCAGCAGCGGCGACTCGCGGACGATCCGTCTTTGGGATGTGGCGGCCGGGAAGGTTGTGATGGAGCTGACGCGGCATCAGGCGCCGGTGGAGAGTGTTGCCTTCAGTCCCGATGGGAAGTGGCTTGTCTCGGGGGCGAACGATCGGCAGGTGATCTTGTGGAATGCCGAGACGGGTGAGCCGGTGGTCCGGTTGTTGGGGCACACGGATTCGGTGACGAGTGTCGTTTGCAGTCCGGATGGGACGAGGTTGGCAAGCGCGGCGGCGGATGGCACGATCCGGCTTTGGAAGGGCCTGCCGCAAGAAAACTAG